The following proteins are encoded in a genomic region of Gossypium hirsutum isolate 1008001.06 chromosome D05, Gossypium_hirsutum_v2.1, whole genome shotgun sequence:
- the LOC107904981 gene encoding probable alpha-amylase 2, whose amino-acid sequence MGNTNNGPEESTDLGAVLRNGREILLQGFNWESHKYDWWRNLERKVPDIAKSGFTSVWLPPASNSFSPEGYLPQNLYSLNSSYGSEQLLKALLQKLKQYKVRPMADIVINHRIGTTKGHGGMYNRYDGIPLAWNEHAVTSCTGGLGNKSTGDNFHGVPNIDHSQHFVRKDIIGWLKWLRSVGFQDFRFDFARGYSAKYVKEYIEGAKPIFSVGEYWDSCNYNGHGLDYNQDSHRQRIVNWIDATGQLSAAFDFTTKGILQEAVKGQFWRLRDPQGKPPGVMGWWPSRAVTFIDNHDTGSTQTHWPFPSNHIMEGYAYILTHPGIPTVFYDHFYDWGNSIHEQIVKLMDIRRRQDIHSRSSVRILESQHNLYSAIIAEKLCMKIGDGSWCPTGREWALATSGHRYAVWQKQ is encoded by the exons ATGGGTAACACCAATAAC GGTCCCGAGGAAAGCACTGATCTTG GTGCAGTGTTGCGAAATGGAAGAGAAATCCTTTTGCAG GGTTTTAACTGGGAGTCTCACAAATATGACTGGTGGAGAAACTTAGAAAGGAAAGTTCCTGACATTGCAAAATCTGGGTTTACATCTGTATGGTTGCCACCAGCATCTAACTCCTTTTCACCTGAAG GGTACCTTCCCCAAAACCTTTATTCACTCAACTCTTCATATGGGTCTGAGCAGTTGTTGAAAGCATTACTCCAAAAACTAAAGCAGTACAAAGTTAGACCAATGGCTGACATAGTAATCAATCATCGTATTGGAACTACTAAAGGACATGGAGGAATGTATAACCGTTATGATGGAATTCCACTTGCGTGGAATGAACATGCTGTCACATCTTGTACTGGTGGACTG GGTAACAAAAGCACTGGAGACAACTTCCATGGGGTTCCAAATATTGATCACAGCCAACATTTTGTTCGTAAGGACATCATAGGGTGGCTGAAGTGGTTACGTAGTGTTGGCTTCCAAGATTTTCGCTTTGATTTTGCAAGGGG TTACTCAGCAAAATATGTCAAAGAATACATTGAAGGAGCAAAGCCTATATTTTCTGTCGGAGAATATTGGGATTCTTGCAACTATAATGGACATGGATTAGACTATAACCAAG ATAGCCATAGACAAAGGATCGTTAATTGGATTGATGCCACGGGACAGCTCTCGGCTGCATTTGACTTCACAACCAAGGGAATTCTTCAG GAAGCTGTAAAAGGGCAGTTCTGGCGTCTGCGTGACCCTCAAGGAAAGCCACCAGGTGTAATGGGGTGGTGGCCCTCAAGGGCTGTCACATTTATCGATAACCATGACACAGGCTCAACACAG ACTCATTGGCCTTTCCCCTCAAATCATATTATGGAG GGTTATGCATACATACTTACACATCCAGGAATACCAACAGTTTTTTACGACCACTTTTATGACTGGGGCAATTCCATTCACGAGCAAATTGTTAAATTG ATGGACATTCGAAGGCGTCAAGATATTCACAGCCGGTCATCTGTCAGAATTCTGGAGTCCCAACACAACCTGTATTCTGCAATTATTGCAGAAAAACTATGCATGAAGATTGGGGATGGTTCATGGTGTCCAACTGGCAGAGAGTGGGCACTTGCAACCAGCGGACATAGATATGCAGTGTGGCAAAAGCAATGA
- the LOC107904983 gene encoding phospholipase D delta encodes MSSDTPNAVVCLHGDLELKIIEARCLPNMDLLSERLRRCFTPFDPFSRRKKNHRHRKIITSDPYVTVCLAGATVARTRVISNSQHPVWNERFKIPLAHPTSQFEFYVKDNDVFGADLIGVAIVPAVEVLRGEIISGWFPIISSYGKPPKPDCAVHLEMKFIKCEEMSFFKYGMATNSNEFGIRNCYFPARRGGSVTLYQDAHVMQSTLPPIMLENGTVFKNEPCWEDICHAILEAHHMVYIVGWSVFHEVRLVREPTRPLPKGGSLSLGDLLKYKSEEGVRVLLLVWDDKTSHSKFFINTAGLMQTHDEETRKFFKHSSVTCVLSPRYASSKLSIFKQQVVGTLFTHHQKCVIVDSLAYGNNRKITAFLGGLDLCDGRYDTPEHRLFRDLNTVYREDFHNPTFSAGIKCPREPWHDLHCKVEGPAAYDILKNFEQRWRKATKWAQLGRRLKRGCKNEDVLIKLDRISWILSPSDTISPDDPALWVCSEVDPENWNVQVFRSIDSGSVKGFPKDVYQANSENLVCAKNLVIDKSIQTAYIQAIRAAQHFIYIENQYFIGSSYAWPSYKAGADNLIPMELALKIASKIRAKERFAVYIIIPMWPEGVPSSTSVQEILFWQGQTIKMMYGIIAKELKAMRIENSHPQDYLNFYCLGNREEIPSDYSWSKSCLLSPTGDAVSTSLRFQRFMVYVHAKAMIVDDEYLILGSANINQRSMAGSRDTEIAIGACQPHYTWSQKKRQPRGQVYGYRMSLWAEHMHMVNDLFNKPENSDCVRMVNNIAEENWRRYSKNKFTILQGHLLKYPISVNGSGIVGPLSGHETFPDVGGKVLGCRSTLPDALTT; translated from the exons atgtCGAGCGATACTCCAAATGCTGTTGTATGTCTGCATGGCGACCTTGAGTTGAAAATCATCGAAGCTCGATGCTTGCCAAACATGGATTTACTATCGGAGCGTCTCAGACGATGCTTCACGCCATTTGACCCATTTTCTAGACGAAAGAAGAACCATCGCCACCGTAAGATAATCACCAGCGACCCGTACGTAACGGTTTGCCTAGCCGGTGCCACAGTGGCGCGGACACGGGTGATTTCAAATTCTCAACACCCTGTTTGGAATGAGCGCTTCAAGATCCCCTTGGCCCACCCAACATCTCAATTCGAGTTCTACGTCAAGGACAATGATGTGTTCGGCGCTGATTTGATAGGGGTGGCAATCGTTCCAGCAGTTGAGGTCCTCAGAGGTGAAATAATCAGCGGCTGGTTCCCTATAATAAGCTCTTATGGAAAACCGCCAAAACCTGACTGCGCGGTTCACCTAGAGATGAAATTCATCAAATGCGAAGAAATGTCATTTTTCAAATACGGAATGGCGACAAACTCGAATGAATTTGGAATAAGAAACTGTTATTTCCCTGCACGACGCGGTGGTTCTGTTACTTTGTACCAAGACGCACACGTTATGCAATCGACATTACCACCAATTATGTTGGAGAATGGAACCGTGTTTAAGAATGAACCGTGTTGGGAAGACATTTGCCATGCGATTTTAGAAGCCCACCACATGGTTTACATTGTGGGATGGTCAGTTTTTCATGAGGTGAGGCTGGTGAGAGAGCCCACAAGGCCGCTGCCTAAAGGTGGGAGTTTGAGTTTAGGGGATTTGCTCAAGTACAAATCGGAAGAAGGGGTTAGAGTTCTGCTATTGGTTTGGGATGATAAGACCTCCCATAGCAAGTTCTTCATCAACACG GCAGGACTGATGCAAACACATGATGAAGAAACTCGAAAGTTTTTCAAGCACTCTTCTGTTACATGTGTGTTGTCCCCTCGTTATGCCAGCAGTAAGCTTAGCATTTTCAAGCAACAG GTTGTTGGAACCCTCTTTACGCACCATCAGAAATGTGTGATTGTGGATTCTCTAGCGTATGGAAATAATCGAAAGATTACTGCCTTTTTAGGAGGCTTGGACCTTTGCGACGGTCGCTACGATACACCTGAACATCGACTCTTTCGCGATCTTAATACTGTATATAGAGAGGATTTTCACAACCCCACATTTTCT GCAGGAATTAAGTGTCCCAGGGAACCGTGGCATGACTTACATTGTAAGGTTGAAGGACCAGCTGCTTATGATATTCTTAAGAACTTCGAGCAGCGTTGGAGGAAAGCTACGAAATGGGCCCAGCTTGGACGACGATTAAAAAGGGGTTGTAAGAATGAAGATGTTTTAATAAAGTTGGACCGAATTTCTTGGATACTAAGCCCTTCTGACACAATCTCACCGGATGATCCTGCACTATGGGTTTGCAGTGAAGTAGATCCAGAGAATTGGAACGTCCAG GTTTTTCGGTCTATAGATTCAGGATCTGTGAAAGGGTTTCCTAAAGATGTTTATCAAGCAAATTCTGAG AATCTTGTTTGTGCAAAAAATCTGGTTATAGACAAGAGCATTCAGACAGCATACATCCAGGCAATTCGAGCTGCtcaacatttcatatatattgAGAACCAATATTTCATTGGATCATCATATGCTTGGCCATCTTACAAAGCAG GTGCTGATAATTTAATTCCTATGGAGTTGGCATTGAAGATTGCTAGTAAGATAAGAGCAAAAGAGAGATTTGCAGTTTATATTATTATACCAATGTGGCCTGAAGGCGTCCCTTCTTCAACATCTGTGCAAGAAATTCTCTTTTGGCAG GGGCAGACAATTAAAATGATGTATGGAATCATagcaaaagagttgaaagctatGCGTATTGAGAATTCTCATCCACAAGACTATCTAAATTTCTATTGCCTTGGTAATCGGGAAGAAATTCCCTCAGACTATTCTTGGTCTAAGTCATGCCTATTATCTCCTACTGGTGATGCG GTTTCAACTTCACTAAGGTTCCAACGGTTTATGGTTTATGTACACGCAAAGGCAATGATAGTAGATGACGAGTACCTGATATTGGGGTCTGCCAATATAAATCAACGATCGATGGCTGGTTCAAGAGACACCGAGATAGCAATCGGTGCATGCCAACCCCATTATACATGGAGTCAAAAGAAGAGACAGCCGCGTGGTCAG GTCTATGGGTACAGAATGTCTCTATGGGCTGAACACATGCACATGGTGAACGATTTGTTTAATAAACCTGAAAATTCGGATTGTGTGAGGATGGTAAACAACATTGCTGAAGAAAATTGGAGAAGGTACTCGAAGAACAAGTTTACGATATTACAGGGGCACCTACTCAAATACCCGATTTCGGTAAATGGTAGTGGTATAGTAGGGCCCTTGTCTGGACATGAGACCTTTCCAGATGTAGGTGGCAAGGTCCTTGGATGTCGATCAACACTTCCAGATGCTCTTACCACGTAG